One Hyphomicrobium sp. CS1GBMeth3 DNA segment encodes these proteins:
- the moaC gene encoding cyclic pyranopterin monophosphate synthase MoaC, whose translation MSKLTHLDEAGNARMVDVGEKHVTSRTAVAEGFIAMTPETLALALSGDAKKGDVLAAARIAGIMAAKKTSELIPLCHPLALSKASVDFTPSDDPAGLQIRAEVRVTGQTGVEMEALTAVSVAALTIYDMLKAVDRGMEIGGVRLVSKSGGRSGDYAARPRKTER comes from the coding sequence ATGAGCAAGCTCACTCATCTCGACGAGGCCGGCAACGCGCGCATGGTCGATGTCGGTGAGAAGCACGTCACGTCCCGCACCGCCGTCGCCGAGGGCTTCATTGCCATGACGCCCGAGACGCTCGCACTCGCGCTTTCAGGCGACGCCAAGAAGGGCGATGTGCTCGCGGCCGCGCGCATCGCCGGTATCATGGCGGCCAAGAAGACCAGCGAGCTGATCCCGCTGTGTCATCCGCTAGCGCTCTCCAAGGCGTCCGTCGATTTCACGCCATCCGATGATCCGGCCGGGTTGCAGATCCGCGCGGAAGTCCGCGTCACGGGGCAGACGGGCGTCGAGATGGAAGCCCTGACGGCGGTCTCCGTGGCTGCGCTCACGATCTACGACATGCTGAAGGCCGTCGACCGCGGCATGGAGATCGGTGGCGTGCGGCTCGTTTCGAAATCGGGCGGGCGGTCCGGCGACTACGCGGCTCGGCCGCGTAAGACGGAGCGCTAG
- the glp gene encoding gephyrin-like molybdotransferase Glp, with protein MALLPVATALTEVLDGIGPPIAETVSLGEADGRVLADDIAARLTQPPFNASAMDGYAVFGDGPAAVGDRWTVVGESAAGHAFTGTVERGQAVRIFTGAPVPAGCGTVVIQENVSRTGDLVTAIDATRGGANIRLTGCDFADGDVLLARGRRLDAHTLTLAAAMGHADLPVARRPVVAILATGDELVAPGTLPGPDQIISSNPVGIGALVRRAGGVPRELGIAPDRMEDLAACIAEAKDADVLVTIGGASVGDHDLVAEVLKREGLNLAFWKIALRPGKPLMFGRLGTTRVLGLPGNPVSALITARVFLVPLIHALLGEKRQGPATETARLTAPLEANGPRLHLMRGTLGRRTDGALTVTPLPSQDSSLLSALAAADCLIWRAPGAAAAAAGEPVLVERLELSW; from the coding sequence ATGGCGCTGCTTCCGGTCGCGACCGCGCTCACCGAAGTGCTCGATGGCATCGGGCCGCCCATCGCAGAAACGGTGTCGCTTGGCGAAGCGGACGGGCGCGTGCTCGCGGACGACATCGCCGCACGGCTTACGCAGCCGCCGTTCAACGCCTCCGCCATGGATGGCTATGCCGTGTTCGGCGACGGGCCTGCCGCTGTCGGAGACCGCTGGACGGTCGTCGGCGAATCCGCGGCTGGTCACGCGTTTACCGGCACGGTGGAACGTGGTCAGGCTGTGCGCATCTTCACCGGCGCTCCGGTGCCGGCGGGCTGCGGCACGGTCGTGATCCAGGAAAACGTCTCGCGCACGGGCGATCTCGTCACCGCCATCGACGCGACGCGTGGCGGCGCTAACATTCGCCTAACTGGCTGCGATTTTGCCGATGGCGACGTGCTGCTCGCGCGCGGCCGCCGGCTCGACGCCCACACGCTGACGCTCGCGGCTGCCATGGGTCACGCTGACCTCCCGGTCGCGCGCCGGCCGGTGGTAGCCATCCTTGCGACCGGCGACGAGTTGGTGGCGCCCGGCACGCTGCCCGGCCCGGATCAGATCATCTCCTCAAACCCTGTTGGTATCGGCGCGCTCGTACGGCGTGCGGGCGGCGTCCCGCGCGAGCTCGGCATCGCGCCGGACCGTATGGAAGACCTTGCGGCGTGCATCGCGGAGGCAAAGGACGCCGACGTGCTGGTCACCATCGGCGGAGCGTCCGTCGGCGATCACGATCTCGTCGCCGAGGTGCTGAAGCGCGAAGGCCTCAACCTCGCGTTCTGGAAGATCGCGCTTCGTCCCGGCAAGCCGCTGATGTTCGGGCGGCTCGGCACGACGCGCGTGCTCGGGCTACCGGGCAATCCCGTCTCGGCGCTGATCACGGCGCGCGTGTTTCTCGTGCCGCTGATCCACGCGCTGCTTGGCGAGAAGCGGCAGGGGCCCGCGACGGAGACGGCTCGTCTCACGGCTCCGCTCGAAGCCAACGGCCCGCGCCTGCATTTGATGCGGGGCACGCTCGGGCGACGGACGGACGGGGCGCTGACCGTCACGCCGCTGCCGTCGCAAGACAGCTCGCTTCTCAGCGCGCTGGCGGCTGCCGACTGCCTGATCTGGCGCGCGCCGGGCGCGGCCGCGGCCGCGGCCGGCGAGCCCGTGCTGGTGGAGCGCCTCGAGTTGTCGTGGTGA
- the lexA gene encoding transcriptional repressor LexA has translation MLTSKQKELLLFIHERMQADGVPPSFDEMKDALDLKSKSGIHRLITALVERGFIRRLPHRARAIEVLKLPESSTASSVAAVSGGGETQRRIGFQPSVIEGAKARNIAAPPSHMLDSRTVSVPVMGRIAAGVPISAIQNHTHDIACPPDLLTNGEHFALEVRGDSMIEAGIHDGDTVIIRRCDTAENGDIVVALVEQEEATLKRLRKKGSTIALEAANPEFKTRIFGPDQIDIQGRLVGLIRRY, from the coding sequence ATGCTGACTTCGAAGCAGAAGGAACTGCTGCTTTTCATCCACGAGCGCATGCAGGCTGACGGCGTGCCGCCGTCCTTCGACGAAATGAAGGATGCGCTCGACCTCAAAAGCAAATCAGGCATCCACCGGCTGATCACGGCGCTGGTCGAGCGCGGCTTCATTCGCCGCCTGCCGCACCGGGCGCGTGCCATCGAGGTGCTGAAGCTGCCGGAAAGCTCGACGGCGTCGAGCGTGGCGGCCGTTTCCGGTGGCGGCGAAACGCAGCGGCGGATCGGCTTCCAGCCGAGCGTCATCGAGGGGGCGAAGGCGCGCAACATCGCGGCTCCCCCCTCGCACATGCTCGACAGCCGCACGGTGTCGGTGCCTGTCATGGGCCGCATCGCGGCCGGCGTGCCGATCTCCGCCATCCAGAACCATACCCACGACATCGCCTGCCCGCCCGACCTTCTGACCAACGGCGAGCACTTTGCGCTCGAGGTGCGTGGCGATTCGATGATCGAGGCCGGCATCCATGACGGCGACACGGTCATCATCCGGCGCTGCGACACGGCCGAGAACGGCGACATCGTCGTGGCGCTCGTCGAGCAGGAAGAGGCGACGCTGAAGCGGCTGCGCAAGAAGGGCTCGACGATTGCGCTCGAAGCCGCGAACCCCGAGTTCAAGACGCGCATCTTCGGGCCCGACCAGATCGACATTCAGGGCCGGCTCGTCGGGCTTATCCGCCGGTATTGA
- a CDS encoding MarR family transcriptional regulator, whose product MLFRNAVLEKIKTGDVTLAFRRWRRPTVKAGGMLRTPVGVLAIVAVEVCSAQEVSEREARAAGFASRADALTDIAKQRDGQLYRIRFHLAGADPRHALRARSAPSQAELDDVLRALDRLDTAAGAVPWTRRLLNLISDRDGVLAGDLAAEIGVEKDVLKRRVRKLKELGLTESLTRGYRLSPRGATVLARLK is encoded by the coding sequence ATGCTGTTCCGGAACGCCGTTCTCGAGAAGATCAAGACCGGCGACGTCACCCTCGCCTTTCGGCGGTGGCGACGCCCGACCGTCAAGGCCGGTGGCATGCTGCGCACGCCGGTGGGTGTGCTGGCTATCGTTGCCGTTGAGGTCTGCTCAGCACAGGAGGTCTCGGAGCGCGAGGCGCGGGCTGCGGGTTTCGCGAGCCGCGCCGATGCACTCACGGATATTGCTAAGCAGCGCGACGGGCAGCTCTACCGCATCCGGTTTCATCTTGCCGGCGCGGATCCGCGGCATGCGCTTCGCGCGCGGTCTGCGCCGTCGCAGGCCGAACTCGACGACGTTCTCCGGGCGCTCGACCGATTGGACACGGCCGCCGGGGCCGTCCCGTGGACTCGGCGCTTGCTCAATCTCATTTCCGACCGGGACGGCGTGCTGGCGGGGGACCTCGCCGCAGAGATCGGAGTCGAGAAGGATGTGCTCAAGCGGCGCGTGCGCAAGCTCAAGGAGCTTGGTCTGACCGAGAGCCTCACTCGCGGCTATCGTCTCTCTCCGCGCGGCGCGACCGTTCTCGCGCGGTTGAAATGA
- a CDS encoding ComEC/Rec2 family competence protein encodes MDAARDSGRRQGSLGAALRRIVARGLEGGLAERLEAERSRWFLWLPVAFGSGIAVYFSLAAEPGTWTALALPVIAFGLAVASPRTGLVHLLTLALFAASLGFAAAKTRTEWTRAPVLAKEMRRADITGVVELVEPRATRGERLTIRVTDIAGLAPEARPARVRVRIMTKREGLKPGDTVRLRAALRPPAIPALPGGYDFSRWAWFQGIGATGYAINPPEIVTAADPDSLYQKMRSALERLRQGIAERVRAAVPGETGAIAVSLITGERGAITEATNDAYRDSGLVHILSISGLHMVIMAGSVFVTARLVFALFPAIALSFPTKKWAAATAMAGGFCYLMISGGSIPTIRAFVMIAIMFIAVMVDRQALAMRNVAIAALLVLVATPESLLDAGFQMSFAAVVSLIAAYETIRATSGARDRGTWVGSVVMFFGGIVGSTIIASLAVTPFGLFHFQRSQQYALLANLIAVPVCNLVVMPGALMTLVLMPLGLEAIALKFMAFGIDAMTATAYWVASLPGAVGFVREISQVSFALMIAGGLWLTLWRTRWRAMGLAAIGGGVLLAGGGVRPDILAGRGGELVAVRGADGRLTAIGGRASSFELSRWLQHDGDGRTPRDVLRDRAFRCDGTGCTAATRGLRVAIARHPAAIAEDCAKADIVISEPRPPRGCTAPMAVIDRWTLRREGTHAIYLEQDGAGKARIARIETVVGQRGARPWTKRPDTGRHERVISTARERSRRAERDDSRE; translated from the coding sequence GTGGACGCAGCGCGCGACAGCGGACGGCGGCAGGGCTCGCTCGGGGCGGCCCTGCGAAGGATAGTCGCGCGCGGCCTCGAAGGCGGGCTCGCCGAGCGCCTCGAGGCGGAGCGGTCGCGCTGGTTTCTTTGGCTGCCCGTGGCCTTCGGAAGCGGGATCGCCGTCTATTTCTCGCTCGCAGCCGAGCCCGGCACGTGGACTGCGCTGGCGCTGCCGGTGATCGCGTTCGGTCTCGCCGTTGCGAGCCCACGGACAGGGCTCGTCCACCTCCTCACGCTGGCCCTTTTTGCAGCCTCCCTCGGATTTGCGGCGGCGAAGACGCGCACGGAATGGACGCGCGCACCGGTGCTCGCCAAGGAGATGCGCCGCGCCGACATCACGGGCGTGGTGGAGCTGGTCGAGCCGCGGGCGACGCGGGGCGAGCGGCTCACGATCCGCGTCACGGACATCGCGGGTCTCGCGCCCGAGGCACGGCCGGCCCGGGTCCGCGTGCGCATCATGACGAAGCGCGAGGGATTGAAGCCTGGGGACACGGTGCGCTTGCGGGCGGCGCTCCGGCCGCCCGCGATCCCAGCGCTGCCTGGCGGATATGATTTTTCGCGCTGGGCGTGGTTCCAGGGGATCGGAGCGACGGGCTACGCGATCAATCCGCCGGAAATTGTCACGGCCGCGGATCCGGATAGCCTATACCAGAAGATGCGAAGCGCGCTCGAGCGCCTGCGCCAAGGCATTGCCGAGCGGGTGCGGGCGGCCGTACCAGGAGAGACGGGCGCCATCGCCGTATCGCTGATCACGGGCGAGCGCGGCGCCATCACGGAAGCCACGAACGACGCTTACCGCGACTCCGGCCTCGTGCACATTCTCTCGATCTCGGGCTTGCACATGGTCATCATGGCGGGCTCGGTGTTCGTGACGGCGCGGCTCGTGTTCGCGCTCTTTCCCGCCATTGCCCTGAGCTTTCCGACAAAGAAATGGGCCGCGGCCACCGCTATGGCGGGGGGCTTCTGCTATCTCATGATTTCCGGCGGCTCGATCCCCACCATTCGCGCGTTCGTGATGATCGCCATCATGTTCATCGCCGTGATGGTGGACCGGCAGGCGCTCGCCATGCGCAACGTTGCCATCGCCGCGCTGCTCGTGCTCGTCGCGACGCCCGAAAGCCTGCTCGACGCCGGCTTCCAGATGTCGTTCGCGGCCGTCGTCTCGCTGATCGCGGCGTACGAGACCATCCGCGCCACCTCGGGCGCGCGCGACCGCGGCACCTGGGTCGGAAGCGTCGTGATGTTCTTCGGCGGCATCGTCGGCTCGACCATCATTGCGAGCCTCGCGGTGACGCCGTTCGGGCTTTTTCATTTTCAGCGCAGCCAGCAGTATGCGCTGCTTGCCAATCTGATCGCGGTTCCGGTCTGCAACCTGGTCGTGATGCCGGGTGCGCTGATGACGTTGGTGCTGATGCCGCTCGGGCTCGAAGCGATAGCGCTGAAGTTCATGGCGTTCGGCATCGACGCCATGACGGCGACGGCTTACTGGGTCGCCAGTCTTCCCGGCGCCGTCGGCTTTGTGCGGGAGATATCGCAAGTAAGCTTCGCGCTAATGATCGCGGGCGGCCTTTGGCTGACGCTGTGGCGGACGCGCTGGCGCGCGATGGGCCTCGCCGCCATCGGCGGTGGTGTGCTGCTAGCGGGCGGCGGCGTACGGCCCGATATCCTGGCGGGCAGAGGTGGTGAGCTGGTCGCCGTGCGCGGCGCAGACGGCCGCCTTACGGCAATCGGTGGCCGCGCCAGCAGCTTCGAGCTCTCGCGCTGGCTTCAGCACGACGGCGACGGTCGCACACCACGCGATGTGCTGCGCGACCGCGCCTTCCGCTGCGACGGCACGGGCTGCACGGCCGCGACGCGTGGATTACGCGTCGCCATAGCGCGACATCCCGCGGCCATAGCAGAGGACTGCGCAAAGGCCGATATCGTGATCAGCGAACCGCGTCCGCCGCGCGGCTGTACGGCGCCAATGGCCGTCATCGACCGCTGGACGCTGCGCCGCGAGGGCACCCACGCGATCTATCTGGAGCAGGACGGGGCGGGGAAAGCGCGCATCGCGCGGATCGAGACGGTGGTCGGCCAGCGCGGCGCGCGGCCTTGGACCAAGCGCCCGGACACTGGGCGCCACGAGCGCGTCATTTCAACCGCGCGAGAACGGTCGCGCCGCGCGGAGAGAGACGATAGCCGCGAGTGA
- the gltX gene encoding glutamate--tRNA ligase — MTDTKRSEDGTPVVVRFAPSPTGYLHIGGARTALFNWLYARGRGGKYLLRIEDTDRERNNPEAVAAILDGLTWLGLDWDGEPISQFSRADRHREVAEALLASGNAYRCYMTPAEIDTMRKEAEAEKRPFTVLSPWRDRDPSEAPAGAPFAVRLRAPREGETVIEDHVQGRVVFQNKELDDLIILRSDGNPTYNLAVVVDDHDMGITHVIRGVDHLTNAARQTQIYRGMGWTVPEWAHVPLIHGADGAKLSKRHGAQGVEEYRAMGYLPAALRNYLVRLGWSHGDDEIIAPEDLIRWFDIDGINKSAARFDFKKLDDLNGHYLRNSPDAELLSAIQGLLPHLDFATLRAIAVDPKAPPRSDIVLSHEIEAQVPGVATGTELVALFEAKGWDRLAAALPALKERAKTLADLVAQALFLVAARPLKLDDKAAKQMDSDAKGHVAALITRLEASSDWTASALEALVRGYAEETGAKLGKIAQPLRAALTGRTVSPPVFDVMAVLGREESLARLSDGIR; from the coding sequence ATGACGGATACGAAACGGAGCGAGGACGGCACACCCGTCGTCGTGCGCTTCGCCCCCTCGCCTACCGGCTATCTGCACATCGGCGGGGCCCGCACCGCGCTTTTCAACTGGCTCTACGCCCGCGGGCGCGGTGGCAAGTATCTGTTGCGTATCGAGGATACGGACCGCGAGCGCAATAACCCGGAGGCGGTGGCAGCCATCCTCGACGGGCTCACCTGGCTTGGCCTCGACTGGGACGGCGAGCCGATCTCGCAGTTTTCACGTGCCGACCGACACCGCGAGGTGGCAGAGGCGCTGCTCGCGAGCGGAAACGCCTACCGCTGCTACATGACTCCCGCCGAGATCGATACCATGCGCAAAGAAGCCGAGGCCGAGAAGCGGCCCTTCACGGTGCTCTCGCCGTGGCGCGACCGCGATCCGTCGGAGGCGCCGGCGGGTGCGCCGTTCGCGGTGCGACTGCGCGCGCCGCGTGAGGGCGAGACGGTGATCGAGGATCATGTGCAGGGTCGGGTCGTGTTCCAGAACAAGGAGCTCGACGATCTCATCATTCTGCGAAGCGACGGCAATCCGACGTACAATCTCGCTGTCGTCGTCGATGACCACGACATGGGCATCACGCATGTGATCCGCGGCGTCGACCACCTGACCAATGCGGCGCGTCAGACGCAGATCTATCGCGGCATGGGCTGGACCGTGCCGGAATGGGCGCACGTGCCGCTGATCCACGGCGCGGACGGCGCCAAGCTTTCCAAGCGCCACGGCGCGCAGGGCGTCGAGGAGTATCGCGCCATGGGCTACCTGCCGGCAGCGCTGCGCAATTACCTCGTGCGGCTCGGCTGGAGCCACGGCGACGACGAGATCATCGCGCCCGAGGACCTGATCCGCTGGTTCGATATCGACGGCATCAACAAGAGCGCGGCGCGCTTCGACTTCAAGAAGCTGGACGACCTCAACGGCCACTATCTCCGCAACTCGCCCGACGCCGAGCTTTTGAGCGCCATTCAGGGACTGCTACCGCATCTCGATTTCGCGACGCTGCGGGCGATCGCGGTCGATCCAAAGGCGCCGCCACGGTCGGACATTGTACTTTCGCACGAGATTGAGGCCCAGGTGCCCGGCGTCGCGACGGGCACCGAGCTCGTGGCGCTGTTCGAGGCCAAAGGATGGGATCGGCTGGCAGCGGCGCTGCCGGCTCTCAAGGAGCGTGCCAAGACGCTGGCGGACCTTGTTGCGCAGGCGTTGTTTCTGGTGGCCGCGCGGCCGCTCAAACTCGACGATAAGGCCGCAAAACAAATGGATTCCGACGCCAAAGGGCACGTAGCGGCGCTCATTACGCGGCTCGAGGCGTCTTCCGATTGGACAGCGAGCGCCCTCGAAGCTCTGGTGCGCGGTTATGCAGAAGAGACAGGCGCCAAGCTCGGCAAGATCGCACAACCCCTGCGGGCGGCGCTGACCGGGCGGACCGTGTCGCCGCCCGTGTTCGATGTGATGGCGGTTCTGGGACGCGAGGAGTCGCTGGCCCGGCTTAGCGACGGAATTCGCTAG
- the gltA gene encoding citrate synthase, giving the protein MSIHDSSTPGADATHQAELTLNGKAVSLQVRKGTIGPDVMDIGRVYRDTGCFTYDPGFTSTANCSSSITYIDGDKGELLYRGYSIDELAENSNFLAICYLLLHGELPTNDEFKTFRRTITRHTMVHEQMTRFFSGFRRDAHPMSIMVGVVGALSAFYHDSTDINDPKQRETASHRMIAKMPTIAAMAYKYSIGQPFIYPRNDLDYTSNFLQMCFSVPCEPYIVNPVVARALDRIFILHADHEQNASTSTVRLAGSSGANPFACIAAGIACLWGPAHGGANEAALNMLEEIGTVDRIPEYIKKAKDKTSGFRLMGFGHRVYKNYDPRAKVMQKTAHQVLDELNKRDEPLLKVAMELERIALEDEYFVEKKLYPNIDFYSGITLRAMGFPVSMFTVLFAVARTVGWIAQWKEMIEDPEQRIGRPRQLYVGPARRSFPRPSTE; this is encoded by the coding sequence ATGAGCATCCATGACAGCTCAACCCCCGGTGCGGACGCCACCCATCAGGCAGAGCTTACGCTCAACGGAAAGGCGGTGTCGCTGCAAGTCCGGAAGGGGACCATCGGGCCGGACGTGATGGACATCGGGCGCGTGTACCGCGACACGGGCTGCTTCACCTACGATCCGGGCTTTACCTCGACGGCGAACTGCTCGTCGTCGATCACCTACATCGACGGCGACAAGGGCGAGCTGCTCTATCGCGGCTATTCGATCGATGAGCTCGCCGAGAATTCCAACTTCCTCGCCATCTGCTACCTGCTGCTGCACGGGGAGCTGCCAACCAACGACGAGTTCAAAACATTCCGTCGCACCATCACGCGCCACACCATGGTGCACGAACAGATGACGCGGTTCTTCAGCGGCTTCCGCCGCGACGCGCATCCTATGTCGATCATGGTCGGCGTGGTGGGCGCTCTCAGCGCGTTTTATCACGACTCGACGGACATCAATGACCCGAAGCAGCGCGAGACTGCCAGCCACCGCATGATCGCCAAGATGCCGACCATCGCGGCCATGGCGTACAAGTATTCGATCGGGCAGCCGTTCATCTATCCGCGCAACGATCTCGACTACACGTCGAACTTCCTGCAGATGTGCTTCTCGGTGCCGTGCGAGCCGTACATCGTCAATCCGGTGGTGGCGCGCGCGCTCGACCGTATTTTCATCCTGCATGCCGACCACGAGCAGAACGCCTCCACGTCGACGGTGCGTCTCGCGGGATCGTCGGGCGCCAACCCGTTCGCGTGCATCGCGGCCGGCATTGCCTGCCTCTGGGGTCCGGCACACGGCGGCGCCAATGAGGCCGCGCTCAACATGCTGGAGGAGATCGGCACCGTCGATCGCATCCCGGAGTACATCAAGAAGGCCAAAGACAAGACGTCCGGCTTCCGGCTCATGGGCTTCGGGCATCGCGTCTACAAGAACTACGATCCGCGCGCCAAGGTGATGCAGAAGACGGCGCATCAGGTTCTCGACGAGCTAAACAAGCGCGACGAGCCGCTGCTCAAGGTGGCGATGGAACTCGAGCGGATCGCGCTCGAAGACGAGTACTTCGTCGAGAAGAAGCTCTATCCCAACATCGATTTCTATTCGGGCATCACGCTGCGCGCGATGGGCTTCCCGGTGTCGATGTTCACGGTGCTGTTTGCGGTCGCGCGCACGGTGGGCTGGATCGCGCAGTGGAAAGAGATGATCGAGGATCCGGAGCAGCGCATCGGGCGCCCGCGTCAGCTCTACGTCGGCCCTGCCCGGCGCTCGTTCCCGCGTCCGAGCACCGAGTAA
- the lpxB gene encoding lipid-A-disaccharide synthase, which yields MSNAESAAAEEVRLFLVAGEHSGDALGAKLIAALRNRLGDRLRLAGVGGAGMEAEGVFASDFPMSDVAVMGPLSILRHLPRIMRRVYATVDSALRCDPHAVVIIDSPEFTHPIAKRIRKRRPEIPIIDYVSPSVWAWRPGRARKMRPYVDHILGILPFEPEAHVRLGGPPCSYVGHSLIERLDWLRELDAEPLRTRLGLNPARPVVVVLPGSRSSEVGRLIEPFGDTLRRLIERGVEPEVVVPCVPHVRAMIERGRRTWPVPAHIVEGEEDKFRAFKLASAALAASGTVTLELALAGVPMVVAYRVDPIAAPFLRRLIKAPTTVLANLVLGENAFPEFHQEKSSPENLAGALAPLLSDTPERRAQLAALARVPDLMHIESGSPSEAAADIVLDYALKSKSRA from the coding sequence ATGAGTAACGCTGAGTCCGCAGCTGCCGAAGAGGTGCGCCTGTTCCTGGTCGCCGGCGAGCATTCGGGCGATGCCCTTGGCGCCAAGCTGATCGCGGCATTGAGAAACCGTCTCGGCGATCGCCTGCGCTTGGCGGGCGTCGGCGGCGCTGGAATGGAGGCGGAAGGCGTCTTCGCGTCCGATTTCCCGATGTCCGACGTTGCCGTCATGGGCCCACTATCGATCCTGCGCCATCTCCCGCGCATCATGCGCCGCGTCTATGCAACCGTGGACAGCGCGCTTCGCTGCGATCCGCACGCCGTCGTCATCATCGACAGCCCGGAATTCACGCACCCTATCGCCAAGCGCATCAGAAAGCGCCGGCCCGAGATCCCGATCATCGACTACGTGAGCCCCAGCGTCTGGGCCTGGCGGCCAGGGCGCGCGCGCAAGATGCGTCCTTACGTGGACCATATCCTCGGCATCCTGCCGTTCGAGCCCGAGGCGCACGTCCGCCTGGGCGGCCCCCCCTGCAGCTACGTCGGCCACTCCCTGATCGAGCGCCTCGACTGGCTTCGGGAGTTGGATGCCGAGCCGCTGCGCACGCGCCTCGGTCTCAATCCCGCGCGCCCCGTCGTGGTCGTGCTGCCCGGCAGCCGCTCGTCCGAGGTGGGCCGCCTGATCGAGCCCTTCGGCGACACGCTACGCCGCCTGATCGAGCGCGGCGTGGAGCCGGAGGTCGTCGTGCCGTGCGTCCCGCACGTGCGCGCCATGATCGAGCGCGGCCGCCGCACATGGCCGGTGCCAGCCCATATCGTCGAGGGCGAGGAGGACAAATTTCGTGCCTTCAAGCTCGCGTCGGCAGCACTCGCGGCATCCGGCACCGTGACGCTGGAGCTTGCGCTTGCGGGCGTGCCGATGGTCGTCGCCTACCGTGTCGACCCTATCGCCGCGCCCTTTCTGCGCCGCCTGATCAAGGCGCCGACCACCGTTCTCGCCAACCTCGTGCTCGGCGAGAATGCGTTTCCCGAGTTTCATCAGGAGAAGAGCTCGCCCGAAAACCTCGCCGGCGCTCTCGCGCCGCTCCTGTCCGACACGCCCGAGCGGCGGGCCCAACTCGCGGCGCTGGCGCGCGTTCCCGATCTCATGCACATTGAAAGCGGCAGCCCCAGCGAGGCCGCCGCCGATATCGTTCTGGACTACGCGCTAAAATCTAAATCGCGGGCTTAA
- the lpxI gene encoding UDP-2,3-diacylglucosamine diphosphatase LpxI (LpxI, functionally equivalent to LpxH, replaces it in LPS biosynthesis in a minority of bacteria.) has translation MTSGIRRLGILAGGGGVPREIADSAASRGLPVSIVAIDGEADADFGPHPVTVVNWGQIGAMVRALKTAGTTDLVIVGRVHRPELSGLKPDLGFFRYLPKLIRIVASGGDDSVLRRVVRFFEEQGLRVIGPGDAAPEIVVHKGPFGGERAAPEDAADINKGLSVVRALGSYDIGQSVIVRGGRVLAIEGAEGTDRMLARAARTAGEGSTTRGVLVKRSKPSQDLRVDMPAIGPATIDGVRAAGLAGIAVEAEKVLVADRAETLQRADAAHVFVEGVIDQEVTENLRKFDPRSIAMGFRCLGRANPVPHATLDAIKAAKTIEALAPFAVGRAVVVVRNHVLSVEAGNEGVGATIERATNLRQWASLTHRRRGVVGLRNFDDLTPGAISDAGAAGYAGIVIADVAPQGAGGSRELIEAADKTGIFIVQRIGAGGSAHE, from the coding sequence ATGACAAGCGGCATACGGCGGCTCGGAATACTGGCTGGAGGCGGTGGCGTGCCGCGCGAGATCGCCGACAGCGCCGCGTCCCGCGGCCTGCCGGTGTCCATCGTCGCCATCGACGGCGAGGCGGATGCCGACTTCGGCCCTCACCCGGTCACCGTCGTCAATTGGGGCCAGATCGGCGCCATGGTGCGGGCGCTGAAGACGGCTGGCACAACCGACCTCGTCATCGTCGGCCGCGTGCATCGCCCCGAACTAAGTGGGCTCAAGCCCGATCTCGGATTCTTCCGCTATCTGCCGAAGCTGATCCGCATCGTCGCCTCCGGCGGCGATGACAGCGTGCTGCGCCGCGTAGTGCGCTTCTTCGAGGAGCAGGGCCTGCGCGTTATCGGCCCCGGCGACGCGGCGCCGGAGATCGTGGTGCACAAGGGCCCCTTCGGCGGCGAGCGCGCCGCCCCGGAAGATGCAGCCGATATCAACAAGGGGCTCTCCGTTGTCCGCGCCCTCGGCTCGTATGACATCGGCCAGAGCGTGATCGTGCGTGGTGGACGCGTGCTAGCCATCGAGGGCGCCGAGGGCACGGATCGCATGCTGGCCCGCGCCGCGCGCACCGCAGGCGAGGGCAGCACCACCCGCGGCGTCCTCGTCAAACGCTCGAAGCCGAGCCAGGATCTGCGCGTCGACATGCCGGCCATCGGCCCCGCGACCATCGACGGCGTGCGTGCAGCCGGACTCGCGGGCATTGCCGTGGAGGCGGAGAAGGTTCTGGTTGCCGATCGGGCGGAAACCTTGCAGCGCGCGGACGCTGCGCATGTGTTCGTCGAAGGCGTCATTGATCAGGAGGTAACTGAAAACCTGCGAAAGTTCGATCCGCGCAGCATCGCGATGGGCTTTCGATGCTTGGGTCGCGCCAATCCCGTGCCCCATGCGACGCTCGACGCCATCAAGGCAGCGAAGACGATTGAAGCGCTGGCGCCGTTCGCTGTCGGACGTGCCGTCGTCGTCGTGCGCAATCATGTGCTGTCGGTGGAAGCGGGCAACGAAGGCGTGGGCGCCACAATCGAGCGTGCAACGAACCTGCGCCAATGGGCGAGCCTGACCCACCGCCGTCGCGGCGTCGTAGGGCTGCGCAACTTCGATGACCTAACGCCAGGCGCCATTTCCGACGCGGGCGCGGCCGGATACGCTGGCATCGTGATCGCCGACGTCGCCCCACAAGGTGCTGGCGGATCCAGGGAGTTGATCGAGGCCGCCGACAAGACAGGCATCTTCATCGTTCAGCGCATCGGAGCAGGGGGGAGTGCGCATGAGTAA